ATTTGTTACAGAGCTCCCACCCAGAGGAGCCAAAGAAGTGGCCACACACCTAGGAAGTTCCTTAACTCTTTGTGTACTAGTCCTGTGTTTTTTAAGCAAAATATTCATTGTTGTTTTGGCTGCAAAACCCTCACAGAATGTGCCCTGGTACCCCTTCCAGTTAGTGGGAGGGGGTTGCATCTCCTGGTGGATATCTCTTCATGCTCTGTTAGACTCGACTTGACTCCCCAGCACCAATCCTTAAAGTCGGAGGCATTTGCACCCCGAAGTTATTACCTTATCAATGAATGTGGCACCCCATAGCTGTTCTGCAGTCCAGGGCTTTAAAACAAGCAGCTGAGATGATTTCTTTTTGCAGGCTTCCTGGCTGTTCCACCAACTCTTCATTTCTGATGGAGGTGAAATCCACAGGCATTTCCACCCGAAGGGATTCCATCCATGGGAAGAGCAGTCTGGAGAAGGCAAGGGAAGGTGTTCAGCTGAAAGCTACCTGGTCTCAGGCCGGCTTAGGGTGGGACCCTCTCCAGTGGGACCCAGATCTGTCTCCCGTCAATGGGCTGAGAGTCTATGAGAGGGAGAGTGGGTGACGTGGATCATGGTGCCCACACCAAAAAGAAGCAAGTCACAGGCTGGATGGGGGAGGGACACTTTCCACGTGTATTTCCAGACAGAAGCAGGGCTTTGGCTAGTGGCCAAGGAGTGTCAGGGCCCCTGCCAGGGAGTCTGTCTTGGGTGCGTCTGTGGGGGCCATCATAGACATAGTACTGCCCGCATAGGAATGCAGTGGAGAGGCTGGAGCAGGGggccaaggcgttcgagatccaaggtacaactgaaaTGGTGTACAGTACATTAAATAATATTAATTCTATTGTGAACACTTTAATTTACAGTATGGAAATCTAATTCAgtatgtcaaagtactcttgcagcccatGTGCTCGGAGAGGTTGGGCCGCCCTGCCCTGCATGATCCCAATCCTCTTTCACCACCTGAGAGGCAGGTGATAGAATACGGTGCgcagggagcccagccagcccagCCAGCCTCTTGATCTGAATGCAAGAGACATACCCTTCTGTTGGCAAGTTATACCTAGCTCTAGTTTTTTCCTCAACTCCTCCAACTGCTGCTGAaggctctccttctcctcctgtagCCTTGCATTGTCCTGTTgatgctgctctttctcctgttccagctcttccttctcctgctgcgtaAGCATCAGGCTCTCGTTGGCTTGCCTCAGCTTCTCCTGGGTCCTGTTCCCAGCAGCCCAGCAGCTCCAGAGGGTCTTGTTGGTGGAGTGGAGCTCCTCCTTGGCCTCTTCCAGCTGGACCTGGGCCTGGGCCAGGCTGCCCTCCTTGGAGCCAATTCTCCGTGCCAGGGCGCTGCCATCTTCATTCGCCTGCTGCAGTTGCCGTGAGACCTGCCAGTCTGCAGAGCACAAGCAGGGGCGACATGAGAGAGGgaccttcaggtgccaggcagGCAGCATGGCAGAGGGGAGCCAGGCACTATTGCGGGTGCCCAAAGGCAGGCTGCTCAGAGATATACGAATAGGGGGtatagcatgggcgtaggcaggggggcagttgcccccctagaagcagggccgctggccagcctgccccgctgcccgccactgcccggtgccgtctcccttctccctggctggctgtggggcgggtggagggaaagccctagagccgcgcaaagcatttggctggctttccctccacctgccccggcgatcgcggaggggaaggaggggatcggagtagcccgatttcgggctgatacTGGTGCCCCCTTCGCCCCTGCcggtcgaggagggggaggagtagcctgatttcgggctgatcctggcgccccctcacccctgaacaaccatgtcttgccttgccccccctccccctagTTTTCATCCTGGGTAAGCTCACAGGAGACGGTGAGGTACTCTCCCGATGTGAGGCTCCAGCTCCCCTTGAACCCGACCACTGACCATGcaggttggggctggtgggaactggagttGAACACTAcgtacctggagggcaccaggcagaCCCTCTCTGAGCCCAGGCTCCAGGGTAAGCTCTGCATCAAATGCCTGTgacatttattatattttatttattaaatttatatgctgcccttaaccaaaagatctcagggtggttcacagacatttttcccctcccccatttatcAGGTCAATGGACTTGGGCAGGGGGGCACCCCCTACTCACATCGGACCCCCAGTCCTATGGCGGTGGTGAGAAGGAAAAGGCAGGCGGCTACCAGTGCCAGGATGGAGTACCAGGTCCGACGGTCCAACTCTGGAAGAGAAACCCACTGGGGTCAGTTTGCGGTTCTTGTGGGATGGGCTCAACCCTCCAAGGAAGCCTGATCCTAGAGGGAGGGCAGTGTGTCAGGGCCCAGCATGCTTTGCTGCATTCATGGCCAATTCCATGCATAGGCAATTGTGGGGGAAGGAGCAGGCTCCTTGGGggtcccctctcctctccctcggcAGGGCCCCCCTCTCATGCAGAGCCCCAAGATGAGGAGAGAGACTGTCCCAAGTCAGACTGGTGGAATGGCTGCGGAAACCCCAAGATTCCCCCAGATTTATATTCTGCATAGTTGAAAAGGTTCCACTGATAATTTGAGTAAAAAGGTCATGAAATTAAAGCCTCTTTGGGAGCCCTTCTTAAATATGAAAATCTGGAGGTACATAATCTCAGGATGAAAACCATTCTAAACACAGAAAAACCAACGATGGGCCCCCTGTTCATGATCCCAGaacagtttggaggtgcctgttgTCTCCTTTCCGGAAGGCCCTGAACCCTAaaggctccagagaagcggacacggagcaacggattcaaactacaagaaagaaaattccacctaaacattaggaagaatttcctgacagtaagagctgttcggcagtggaatttgctgccaaggagtgtggtggagtctccttctttggaggtctttaagcacaggcttgacagccatctgtcaggaatgctttgatggtgtttcctgcttggcagggggttggactggatggcccttgtggtctcttccaactctatgattctatgattctatgactctcctTAAAACAGGCTAGAATTTCCCCAGCCCTCGAACTGCCTGGTTTGTTGGTGATCGTTATGCAATAAAGGGCTGTAAGTTTTCCTTACTGAGTGCCAACCCGCTTTCAAAAAGGAGAAACCAGGACACActgaaagttgttgaacttttttttaggaagaccccgaACTTGTTGAGTTCTACTTTTAACTACGGATCGCTATGGCAACTGTCATTTTGATTGCCCCTACCGCAgcatatgtaggctatagaagctatGACCTATTGCTACTGCAATAACAATGCTCTTAACTTTCCacaagttttctgcttccctTCTAAGTCACATGACTGCCCCCTTTAACTCTAAACTGAGGCTTTGTCCTTCTATCTCTGAACCGAGGGAGTGGGGCCACCCAGTTGCCCTCTGGCATGGAGCTCAGCCccgtttcctttgttctcttaatagcTGCTCACCCAGGCGATCCCCTCGGCACAGGAAGCCAGCCTGGCTTATAGTTTAACAGCTGCCTACATCCTTCCttccacaaactcataacaatactaaGCAGCAAAAACTGCTTAAGGAGGGCCCCAatccaacgggggggggggagaaagcaaatactgtatataattagTTGGACAGTTTTATGAGCTTCCTGGGTAGGAAGGGTCACTAGTGCTTTGCACAGCGCCTGCCGAATAGGAGTGGGAAGGAAACGGAGCTCAGGGTCCTTTCAGAAGTAAGGGACCTTTCAGAGAAGCCCCCTGACCACAAGGAAAAGTGgagggtgttcctggtagatcccaAGGTGGCCAGGATCCACTGGGGAGAGgcatcagcggggggggggggggagaactgagcCCAGGCAACTAGATGCTTGGTGGCGCCTGATGTTGGGGGTCAGTAATCTCCCTTCTCAGGTCATGGGGAATGTGGGGTTATGCTCAGAAGACCCTGAGAAGATTCCCCTGCTGGAATCCAGCAGGTAGCGAGGAGGGACCGACTGGGAAATGGCCTTCAGGTGGGAGTTAAGGGACAGACCTTGAGGGCAGGTCGAAACCCTTTCCTTACAGTATATGTTCAAAATGCCTGCTGGCTCCAGCAGTTCTCCTTTTACTCCGGAGGAGAATCCAGGTGGGTTAGGACCTGGCCAGCACTCAAATGATGTGAAGGTACtttcaaaaatgtacaaattactACTAGAATGGTTgacaaaagatgaagaagttaaggCAGTGAGGATACACTCAAgagattttggatataatatccAATTTTCAtcatgggaaaagttatggaaagaggaTTTAAAATTTGCTGCTTGCTGCATGTTGAAGGAAAACGATATGAAAATGACGTACTGTTGGTATTTAACACTGTGTaaaattgctaaaatgtatagaactagGTAGTTCAAATTTCTGCTGGAATTGTGAAGGGAAAGAGGGTaccttctaccacatgtggtggtcctgtgcAGGGATAAAAAAGCTTCCTGGTATATAATGATATATAATAAGTTAAAGGAAATGTTTaagaaaactttagttaaaaaaCCAGAACCTTTTTGGTTGGTTGTCTTCTACCAAAAGAAGACAAAAGGCTTTTCATGTACGCAAGGACGGCAGCGAGAATGCTTCTAGCCCAAGAGATGGAAGGAGGGTTGAGGTGCCAACTAGAGAAGAATGACAGACCAAGTTGATGGAATATGTAGAGATGGCAAGATGaatgggaaagatcagaaaccaggaagattaAGTACAGTATTCCTAAAAGACTGGAATAATTTTAACATACTgtacttaaaagaccactgtaaacagttaaaatcattggcagggatgcAATGACACTTAGAATGTGAAACGAACTTTGGAAACTATGAATATGCAACAGATCCAGTAGATAACAGcaaaagatgcagaaaaagaaaa
This region of Zootoca vivipara chromosome 11, rZooViv1.1, whole genome shotgun sequence genomic DNA includes:
- the LOC118077297 gene encoding B-cell differentiation antigen CD72-like produces the protein MSQDVTYADLRFVRTPLEKSQGKDPSEGELTYENVQGPPCQEERNPTATEGRKELDRRTWYSILALVAACLFLLTTAIGLGVRYWQVSRQLQQANEDGSALARRIGSKEGSLAQAQVQLEEAKEELHSTNKTLWSCWAAGNRTQEKLRQANESLMLTQQEKEELEQEKEQHQQDNARLQEEKESLQQQLEELRKKLELDCSSHGWNPFGWKCLWISPPSEMKSWWNSQEACKKKSSQLLVLKPWTAEQLWGATFIDKSYQYWIGLQKFLQPTSWKWVDGTDFEGTENFGTCDYRGGYCIRMSQGALEQCGCSDVKRFICEKKARYP